In Tepidimonas taiwanensis, the following are encoded in one genomic region:
- the ilvN gene encoding acetolactate synthase small subunit, giving the protein MRHIIAVLLENEAGALSRVVGLFSARGYNIESLTVAPTEDPSLSRMTIQTTGSDDIIEQITKHLNRLIEVVKVVDLTEGAYTERELMLVKVRAVGKEREEMKRMADIFRGRIIDVTDKSYTIELTGDQAKNDAFLQAIDRSAILETVRTGACGIGRGERILRV; this is encoded by the coding sequence ATGAGACACATCATCGCCGTATTGCTCGAAAACGAAGCGGGGGCGCTGTCCCGCGTGGTCGGGCTGTTTTCCGCGCGGGGCTACAACATCGAGTCGCTGACCGTGGCCCCGACCGAGGACCCGTCGCTGTCGCGCATGACGATCCAGACCACCGGGTCGGACGACATCATCGAGCAGATCACCAAACACCTCAACCGGCTCATCGAGGTCGTCAAGGTCGTGGACCTGACCGAGGGGGCCTACACCGAGCGCGAGCTGATGCTCGTCAAAGTGCGCGCGGTCGGCAAGGAGCGCGAGGAGATGAAGCGCATGGCCGACATCTTCCGTGGCCGCATCATCGACGTCACCGACAAGAGCTACACGATCGAGCTCACCGGCGACCAGGCCAAGAACGACGCCTTTTTGCAGGCGATCGACCGCAGCGCGATCCTGGAGACGGTGCGCACCGGTGCCTGCGGCATCGGCCGCGGCGAACGCATCCTGCGCGTCTGA